The following coding sequences lie in one Peromyscus maniculatus bairdii isolate BWxNUB_F1_BW_parent chromosome 3, HU_Pman_BW_mat_3.1, whole genome shotgun sequence genomic window:
- the Gpr85 gene encoding putative G-protein coupled receptor 85: MANYSHAADNILQNLSPLTAFLKLTSLGFIIGVSVVGNLLISILLVKDKTLHRAPYYFLLDLCCSDILRSAICFPFVFNSVKNGSTWTYGTLTCKVIAFLGVLSCFHTAFMLFCISVTRYLAIAHHRFYTKRLTFWTCLAVICMVWTLSVAMAFPPVLDVGTYSFIREEDQCTFQHRSFRANDSLGFMLLLALILLATQLVYLKLIFFVHDRRKMKPVQFVAAVSQNWTFHGPGASGQAAANWLAGFGRGPTPPTLLGIRQNANTTGRRRLLVLDEFKMEKRISRMFYIMTFLFLTLWGPYLVACYWRVFARGPVVPGGFLTAAVWMSFAQAGINPFVCIFSNRELRRCFSTTLLYCRKSRLPREPYCVI; this comes from the coding sequence ATGGCGAACTATAGCCATGCAGCTGACAACATTTTGCAAAATCTTTCGCCTCTAACAGCCTTTCTGAAACTGACTTCCTTGGGTTTCATAATAGGAGTCAGCGTGGTGGGCAACCTCCTGATCTCCATTTTGCTAGTGAAAGATAAGACCTTGCACAGagctccctactacttcctgctggatctGTGCTGTTCAGACATCCTCAGATCTGCCATTTGTTTTCCATTTGTATTCAACTCTGTCAAAAACGGCTCTACCTGGACTTATGGGACTCTGACTTGCAAAGTGATTGCCTTTCTGGGGGTTTTGTCCTGTTTCCACACAGCTTTCATGCTCTTCTGCATCAGCGTCACCAGATACTTAGCTATCGCCCATCACCGCTTCTATACAAAGAGGCTGACCTTTTGGACGTGTTTGGCTGTGATCTGCATGGTCTGGACTCTGTCTGTGGCCATGGCCTTCCCCCCAGTTTTAGACGTGGGCACCTACTCGTTCATTAGGGAGGAGGATCAGTGCACCTTCCAACACCGCTCGTTCAGGGCTAACGACTCCCTTGGATTTATGCTGCTCCTCGCTCTCATCCTCCTAGCCACACAGCTTGTCTACCTCAAGCTGATATTTTTTGTCCACGATCGAAGGAAAATGAAGCCAGTCCAGTTTGTAGCAGCAGTCAGCCAGAACTGGACCTTTCATGGCCCTggagccagtggccaggcagctgCCAATTGGCTAGCGGGATTTGGAAGGGGTCCCACACCACCCACCTTGCTGGGCATCAGGCAAAATGCAAATACCACAGGCAGAAGACGGCTGTTGGTCTTAGATGAGTTCAAAATGGAGAAACGAATCAGCAGAATGTTCTATATAATGACTTTTCTCTTCCTAACCTTGTGGGGCCCCTACCTGGTGGCCTGCTATTGGAGAGTTTTTGCAAGAGGGCCTGTAGTACCAGGGGGATTTCTAACGGCCGCTGTCTGGATGAGTTTTGCCCAAGCAGGAATCAATCCCTTTGTCTGCATTTTCTCCAACAGGGAGCTGAGGCGCTGTTTCAGCACAACCCTTCTTTACTGCAGAAAATCCAGGTTACCAAGGGAACCTTACTGTGTTATATGA